One region of Pelorhabdus rhamnosifermentans genomic DNA includes:
- a CDS encoding CehA/McbA family metallohydrolase: MTITINGLLGSGQKLASERHQFFIKELSDCLELKIKTPLKSWIQVLLWDPDGNLRLQCLHLKEASCIPIHVDPLQNYPAAIPGKIVAGEYTLEVIGNGFQSIPYVIEVRAEMSANDENRNHLTYEIWSNGDYAHGPLLLNCYDAEKMIDAGVKWYKGDFHTHTNLSDGKLSQVELLHQAEQMELDFIVATDHNILPVMWVKGNVLVIPGMEITSQSSHFNAIGLNIWLDFRGSCYDLGLYSEQGMNRLLSEAKEKGALCSINHPALAPWQWEYTDTLLANVDMLEIINDPTYPGNKEATEKALELWTATWNEGYHIWGIGGSDSHLLPTETYEGASSPSLVGDPGTYVLSNGLSAKEIINAVRQGRVYVSRGIKLNIKIRCQGQCFFPGDDLTSLFTHAEDEHAVVYCIKLIDSKDNYDLTIIENGVSIVTMGIESEVTYQIPVMWKGSQYVWNRLDIRNAHEEMVLFTNPVYKGGKTHTIAKFGELQELVRRSLGEKYSRRTI; the protein is encoded by the coding sequence ATGACAATAACTATCAATGGCTTACTAGGTAGTGGTCAGAAGTTAGCTAGTGAACGCCATCAATTTTTCATTAAAGAATTGTCGGACTGCTTAGAATTAAAAATTAAGACTCCTTTAAAATCGTGGATACAGGTTCTTTTATGGGACCCAGACGGAAACCTTCGACTACAATGTCTTCATTTGAAAGAAGCTAGCTGTATACCAATACATGTTGATCCATTGCAAAATTACCCTGCTGCCATTCCAGGGAAAATAGTGGCTGGGGAATATACGCTTGAGGTAATTGGCAATGGTTTTCAGAGCATTCCGTATGTGATAGAGGTTAGAGCAGAAATGTCTGCCAACGATGAAAATAGGAATCATTTAACTTATGAGATTTGGTCAAATGGTGATTATGCTCATGGACCATTATTGCTTAACTGTTATGATGCTGAAAAAATGATAGATGCCGGAGTTAAATGGTATAAGGGAGACTTCCATACCCATACCAATCTGTCTGACGGTAAGTTATCTCAGGTGGAGTTATTGCACCAGGCTGAACAAATGGAATTGGATTTTATTGTTGCCACAGACCATAATATTTTGCCTGTAATGTGGGTGAAAGGGAATGTATTGGTTATTCCTGGAATGGAAATCACTTCGCAGTCGAGCCACTTTAATGCTATTGGATTAAATATCTGGTTGGATTTTAGAGGGTCTTGTTATGATTTAGGATTGTATTCCGAACAAGGGATGAACAGGCTGCTTTCTGAAGCGAAAGAAAAAGGAGCGCTTTGTTCCATTAATCATCCTGCGTTAGCTCCGTGGCAATGGGAATATACTGATACTCTGCTTGCCAATGTGGATATGTTGGAAATCATTAATGATCCTACATATCCTGGGAATAAAGAAGCCACAGAAAAGGCGTTAGAACTTTGGACAGCGACATGGAATGAGGGTTATCATATTTGGGGAATTGGTGGAAGCGATAGCCATCTCTTGCCGACAGAAACGTATGAAGGAGCCAGTAGCCCGTCTTTAGTTGGCGACCCTGGGACGTATGTACTTTCCAATGGGTTATCGGCTAAGGAGATCATCAATGCCGTTCGCCAGGGGCGAGTATATGTTAGTCGAGGAATCAAGTTAAATATAAAGATCAGATGTCAAGGACAATGCTTTTTTCCGGGTGATGATTTGACATCTCTATTTACACATGCGGAAGATGAGCATGCGGTAGTCTATTGTATAAAATTGATAGATAGTAAGGATAACTATGACTTAACAATCATTGAAAATGGAGTATCCATCGTCACTATGGGGATTGAAAGTGAAGTGACCTATCAGATCCCTGTTATGTGGAAAGGCAGTCAATATGTATGGAACAGATTAGATATAAGGAATGCCCATGAGGAAATGGTATTGTTTACCAATCCTGTTTACAAAGGGGGAAAAACTCATACAATAGCAAAATTTGGAGAACTTCAGGAATTAGTACGGAGGTCATTGGGTGAAAAATATTCGAGGCGTACTATTTGA
- a CDS encoding ABC transporter ATP-binding protein, giving the protein MATLSLKHIYKTYSDNENVINDFNLEIADQDFVVLVGPSGCGKSSVLRMIAGLEDISKGEIYIGERLVNAIAPKERDIAMVFQNYALYPHMSVYDNMAFGLKMRKVPQKQIDEKVQQAANILNISHLLDRRPKALSGGQKQRVALGRAIVREPKVFLMDEPLSNLDAKLRTQMRSEIIRLHKKLRTTFIYVTHDQVEAMTMGTKIVVMDEGIIQQIDSPASIYHKPANVFVAGFMGTPQMNFLRGSVIAKDQEVLIDFGESCITLSSDIGKLIKQAGYGGKTIIIGIRPEDIQLSQTYISQHSKAAFEAEVQFTELMGAESLIYLAKNKESITVRINGVSHAKIGDIIKFALDETKIHFFDPDSERNIFK; this is encoded by the coding sequence ATGGCTACACTGTCTTTAAAACATATATATAAAACATATTCCGATAATGAAAATGTTATCAATGACTTTAATCTTGAAATAGCCGACCAAGATTTTGTGGTATTAGTTGGACCGTCGGGTTGTGGGAAATCTTCTGTTTTAAGAATGATAGCCGGGCTTGAAGATATCTCAAAAGGTGAAATTTATATAGGAGAAAGACTTGTCAATGCGATAGCACCTAAAGAGCGGGATATTGCTATGGTTTTTCAAAATTACGCTCTCTATCCGCACATGTCGGTATATGACAATATGGCTTTTGGATTAAAAATGCGCAAGGTGCCGCAGAAACAAATTGATGAAAAGGTTCAGCAGGCTGCTAACATACTGAATATATCCCATTTATTAGACAGAAGGCCAAAAGCTCTTTCAGGGGGACAAAAACAGCGGGTGGCGTTAGGACGCGCGATTGTACGCGAGCCGAAGGTCTTTCTTATGGATGAACCCTTATCGAATTTAGATGCTAAACTTAGAACTCAAATGAGATCTGAGATTATTCGATTACATAAAAAACTACGAACTACATTTATCTATGTTACGCATGATCAGGTAGAAGCAATGACCATGGGAACTAAGATCGTGGTTATGGATGAAGGGATTATTCAACAGATTGATTCTCCGGCGTCCATTTATCACAAGCCGGCCAATGTGTTTGTTGCAGGCTTCATGGGAACTCCGCAAATGAATTTTCTCCGAGGGTCGGTAATTGCAAAAGATCAAGAAGTACTGATTGATTTTGGTGAAAGTTGTATTACTTTGTCATCCGATATAGGAAAGTTAATTAAGCAAGCAGGCTACGGAGGGAAAACCATAATTATTGGCATAAGACCGGAAGATATTCAATTGTCTCAAACGTACATTTCGCAACACAGCAAGGCTGCCTTTGAAGCCGAGGTTCAATTTACGGAACTGATGGGAGCAGAAAGTTTGATCTATCTTGCTAAAAACAAGGAAAGTATTACCGTTAGAATTAATGGTGTATCGCACGCTAAAATAGGTGACATTATAAAATTTGCACTCGATGAAACGAAGATACACTTTTTTGACCCAGACAGTGAACGTAACATATTCAAGTAA
- a CDS encoding carbohydrate ABC transporter permease, translated as MSNLNFKRMAVISNLLRYITLGMASLIIAFPFFWLLSNSIKTTDEIWLFPPTWWPALAHWENYPDVLAAAPLGLYIFNSVFTAGAIVILQLIGSGLMAYAFSFLKFKGNKILFAVVMATYMLPAAITYVPSYILLSKLHLLDTYLGIIISNAVSVFGIFLIRQDFKQVNKALIEAAHIDGAGHCRILLQILVPLCKPSFITLGLISFIANYNNYLWPSLIVKDPQHYLIAAGLRQFYIQGGAYGIKWPQIMAASAMAVIPLLILFLFAQKWLVRSIGDTGVKG; from the coding sequence ATGAGTAATCTAAATTTCAAAAGGATGGCAGTAATAAGTAACTTGCTAAGGTATATAACTTTGGGTATGGCCAGTTTGATAATTGCTTTTCCTTTTTTTTGGCTGCTGAGCAATTCGATTAAAACTACAGATGAAATATGGCTTTTTCCACCTACTTGGTGGCCTGCGCTAGCCCATTGGGAGAATTATCCGGATGTATTGGCGGCTGCTCCCTTGGGATTATATATATTTAATTCGGTATTTACAGCCGGCGCAATTGTAATCTTACAGTTAATAGGTTCAGGATTAATGGCGTATGCGTTTTCTTTTCTAAAGTTTAAAGGTAACAAAATTCTGTTTGCTGTTGTGATGGCAACGTATATGCTTCCGGCGGCAATAACCTATGTTCCTAGTTATATACTATTATCCAAGCTCCATTTACTTGACACGTATTTAGGCATTATTATATCTAATGCCGTTAGTGTTTTTGGAATATTTTTAATACGGCAAGATTTTAAACAAGTGAATAAGGCGCTCATTGAAGCCGCCCATATAGATGGAGCGGGGCATTGCCGGATATTGCTACAGATATTGGTTCCATTATGTAAGCCATCGTTTATTACTTTAGGGCTAATCAGTTTTATTGCAAATTACAATAATTATTTATGGCCTTCTCTTATTGTTAAGGATCCACAGCATTATCTTATAGCAGCAGGGTTAAGGCAGTTTTACATACAAGGTGGCGCGTATGGAATAAAGTGGCCGCAAATTATGGCGGCAAGTGCTATGGCAGTTATTCCATTGTTAATATTGTTTCTTTTTGCTCAAAAGTGGCTTGTTAGAAGTATTGGAGACACTGGTGTAAAGGGTTGA
- a CDS encoding HAD family hydrolase, with protein MKNIRGVLFDKDGTLLDFNSIWLPVALDLVNILVAEYRLEEVVLIKKHLLQCLGINQGSFEADSVLIYGTSSDIAKALHKTFRKEEVQEALLAGLDIKVRCEINRLVCEKAELIRPIGKSKELLIKLKRKGIYIGVATADTAASARFCLQRLGIEDYFDFIGCDDGGSIPKPNPELLYKFCAACGLYPDEVVVIGDTETDMKFAKNGNAALAIGVLSGIASQSVLQTSADYVINSVDDILDQNDRPLWDYLE; from the coding sequence GTGAAAAATATTCGAGGCGTACTATTTGATAAGGATGGGACTTTATTGGATTTTAATTCAATATGGTTGCCTGTTGCATTAGATTTAGTAAATATACTGGTTGCAGAGTACAGACTAGAGGAAGTAGTTTTGATCAAAAAGCACTTGTTGCAATGCTTAGGTATAAATCAGGGAAGTTTTGAGGCCGATAGTGTGCTGATTTATGGGACGTCTAGCGATATAGCCAAGGCACTACACAAGACATTTAGAAAAGAAGAAGTGCAGGAAGCGTTATTAGCTGGTTTGGATATAAAAGTGCGATGCGAAATTAATCGCCTTGTTTGCGAAAAAGCGGAGTTAATAAGGCCGATTGGCAAGAGTAAAGAACTATTGATAAAACTTAAACGAAAGGGAATATATATTGGAGTGGCCACAGCGGATACGGCTGCGTCTGCCAGATTTTGTTTACAGCGCCTGGGGATAGAAGACTATTTTGACTTCATTGGTTGTGATGACGGTGGCAGTATACCTAAGCCTAATCCGGAATTGTTATATAAATTCTGTGCGGCATGCGGTTTGTATCCAGATGAAGTGGTGGTGATTGGAGATACGGAAACAGATATGAAATTTGCTAAAAACGGAAATGCGGCGTTGGCCATAGGAGTACTTTCCGGGATTGCCAGTCAGTCGGTCTTACAAACTTCAGCCGATTATGTTATCAATTCCGTTGATGATATCTTAGACCAAAACGATAGGCCGCTTTGGGATTACTTGGAATGA
- a CDS encoding extracellular solute-binding protein — MQQKINEFNASQNEVVVKGVAQGSYGETYQTLQAAIAANKAPAVVLLNNNQMYALAQKKVLAPLDSYIASDNTFNSNDFISAFYSQGLINGKRYALPMYGTTQVMYYNKDLLQGAQVDPKTLKTWEDVYAAAKKITKKDGKDVSLYGFEPMWGADNLIDMALSKGGKILSGDGKKVNIDTPEWVDSWEAVRKAIFEDKTMRIHSGGQGWEYWYATIADVMKDHAAGYLGSSGDQGDLDFTKIDAEPQPGWQGHEAEPVAEAITVSIPAITDKDKQEAAIKWIQYFTNAEVNADWSIKTGYITVRESATKVQAFQDFASTHPQILVPIAQARSASTAFIDPTGGKIMDALKKAADKIEIQNIPAVVALQEAQAEAQAALDAIQ; from the coding sequence ATGCAACAAAAAATCAACGAATTCAATGCATCACAAAATGAAGTTGTTGTAAAAGGAGTTGCACAAGGTAGTTACGGTGAAACTTATCAAACGCTTCAAGCAGCTATTGCGGCTAATAAAGCGCCGGCAGTTGTCTTATTGAATAATAATCAAATGTATGCCCTTGCACAAAAAAAAGTTCTTGCTCCGTTAGACAGTTATATTGCTAGTGATAACACATTTAATTCTAATGATTTTATTTCTGCGTTTTATAGTCAAGGCTTGATCAATGGTAAGAGATATGCTTTACCGATGTATGGGACAACTCAGGTTATGTATTATAACAAGGATTTACTACAAGGAGCGCAGGTTGACCCGAAAACACTAAAAACCTGGGAAGATGTATATGCGGCTGCCAAAAAAATTACCAAGAAGGATGGGAAAGATGTAAGCCTTTATGGTTTTGAACCAATGTGGGGCGCAGATAATTTAATTGATATGGCTTTGAGTAAAGGTGGGAAAATTTTAAGTGGTGATGGGAAAAAGGTAAACATTGACACCCCAGAATGGGTAGATTCTTGGGAAGCAGTACGAAAAGCCATATTTGAGGATAAAACAATGAGAATACATTCCGGCGGGCAAGGTTGGGAGTATTGGTATGCGACTATCGCTGATGTTATGAAGGACCATGCGGCAGGGTATTTGGGATCAAGCGGTGATCAGGGCGATCTTGATTTCACAAAAATTGATGCGGAACCACAACCTGGATGGCAGGGACATGAGGCAGAGCCTGTTGCAGAAGCTATAACTGTTAGTATACCGGCTATTACCGACAAAGATAAGCAAGAAGCGGCAATTAAATGGATCCAATATTTTACAAATGCGGAAGTTAATGCGGATTGGTCGATAAAAACAGGCTATATCACAGTGCGTGAATCAGCAACAAAAGTACAAGCATTCCAAGATTTCGCGAGTACTCATCCGCAAATTTTAGTTCCTATCGCACAAGCAAGAAGTGCATCTACAGCATTTATAGATCCTACAGGGGGAAAAATCATGGATGCTTTAAAAAAAGCAGCTGACAAAATTGAAATACAAAATATACCGGCAGTTGTAGCTTTACAAGAGGCTCAGGCTGAAGCGCAGGCTGCGCTAGATGCGATTCAATAG